One Nocardiopsis gilva YIM 90087 genomic window, ACGGCACGGCGAGCGACGTGGCCCCCAAAGCAAGGCCGACCAGGAAGCGTCCGCTCAGGAGCACCAGCGGGCCGGAAGCGGCGGCGGAGGCGGCGGTGCCCACCGTGTACACCGCCGCCGCGACGAGGATCACCGGGCGGCGGCCGAACCGGTCGGCCAGCCACCCGCTGCTGGGAGCGGTCAGTGTCGCCCCCAGCAGGGCGGCCGACACCGCCGCTCCCTGTTCCCAGGACGACAGTTCGAACGCCGTGGTGATGAAGGGCAGCACCCCAGCGATCACGCCCGTTCCGTAGCCGAACAGCAGGCCACCCAGGGACGCGAGGAACACCGTCAGAGCGCGCACCACCACCGGTGACCGCATCGCGGTCACGGAACCACCGTCGCGTCACCCGTGGTGGCGATATTGGCCCCATCGGCGGCCGCGGAGGCCACGAGAGACGCGCCCACGCGGGCGGTGTTCCGGGAGTCGGCGAGCGACATGGGGGCGAGGACGTTGTCGCGTACGGCCTCGGCGAAGGCGGCGACCTGGAGCTGGTAGTGGTTCGCTGAGGGAATGGTCTCCTCGCGGATCCCGTCATGGGTGAGCACGGTGATCACACCGTCCTCGCCCTCCATGGCCCAGGCGTTGCGCACGGTGATGCTGCCGCGAGTTCCCTGGAGCTCGTAGTAGGAACGGGGCCCGTAGTCGATGCTGTAGTCGACCACCGCACTGCGCCCCTGGCCGAAGTCCATCGTGGCGACCGCGCTGGTCTCCACGTCGATCCCCGGGCGGCGGCTGAATCGGGCACTGACGGTCTGGGGCACGTGCCCGAAGAACAGAAGCGGGACGTCCACCGCGTAACAGCCCACGTCCCAGGTGGCGCCCCCGCCCAGCGACGGTTCCAACCGGATGTTGCCGCTTCCCGACTCGATGCCGAACGCGAACGAAGCCCTGACGACCCGTAGCTCACCGATCTCACCGGATGCGAGGAGCTCGGCGGTGCGCCGCTGCTGCGGGTGGAACCGGTACATGAAGGCTTCCATGACAGTGCGCGAGGCCGCCTCGGCCGCCTTCTCGATGCGTACACAGTCGTTTTCGGTCATCGCCATGGGCTTTTCGACCAGGACGTGTTTGCCGGCAGCCAGTGCCCGCAGGGTCCAGTCGACGTGGTCGGAGTTGGGGAGTGGGATGTAGACGGCGTCGAGCGCGTCATCCGCGAGGAGCGTCCCGTAGTCGGGGTGCACGGTGGCGCCGAAGGACCGGCCGACCTCCGCTGCGGCGGCCGCCCGCTCGGGGCGGCTCGCTACGGCGGAAAGCTCGCAGCCGGGGGTGCGGGCGATGCCGGGCATCACGTGCGTGCTGATGTAGGAGGTGGCGCCCAGTACGCCCCAGCGCAGGGTCGTGCTGTCCGCTGCGAATCTCGTCATGCGTTCTCCTCCTGGATGAACTCCGCTGCGCGCTCGGCGATCGCGACCACAGCACAATGGATGTTTCCGGTGATCATGTTCGGAATGACGGATGCGTCGGCCACCCGCAGACCACGCACGCCCTTCACCCGGAGCCTGGGATCCACGACGGCTTCGTTGTCCCCGTCGCCGCCGAACCGACAGGTACCGGCCGGGTGGAACTGGGTTTGCGCGTTGGCCCGGACGAACTCCTCGAGTTCCCGGCGCGTGGGTGCC contains:
- a CDS encoding Gfo/Idh/MocA family protein, with protein sequence MTRFAADSTTLRWGVLGATSYISTHVMPGIARTPGCELSAVASRPERAAAAAEVGRSFGATVHPDYGTLLADDALDAVYIPLPNSDHVDWTLRALAAGKHVLVEKPMAMTENDCVRIEKAAEAASRTVMEAFMYRFHPQQRRTAELLASGEIGELRVVRASFAFGIESGSGNIRLEPSLGGGATWDVGCYAVDVPLLFFGHVPQTVSARFSRRPGIDVETSAVATMDFGQGRSAVVDYSIDYGPRSYYELQGTRGSITVRNAWAMEGEDGVITVLTHDGIREETIPSANHYQLQVAAFAEAVRDNVLAPMSLADSRNTARVGASLVASAAADGANIATTGDATVVP